In Rhodococcus pseudokoreensis, the DNA window TGCCGTTGCTGCGGCGATGGATTCACCGGGGCGTTGTGCGACGCTGATCCTCCCCGCGGACGTGTCGTGGGGCGAGGGTGGTGTCTCCTCCCCGCCGGCAGCGCGCTCTGCGCGTCCGAGTGTCGCGTCCGGGACGGTGCGTGCGGTCGCGGCGGATGTCGTCGCGGACGGGCGCACCACGATACTGCTCGGTGGCGAGGCGTGCCGCGAGCGCGGGCTCCGGGCCGCCGCCAGGATCGCGGACGCAACGGGCGCAGAGGTTTTGGTCGAGACCTTCCCGGCCCGGCTCGAGCGAGGGGCCGGCCTGCCGGCGTTCGACAGATTGGGATATCTTGCCGAACAGGCCACCCGGCAACTCCAGAGCGCTGCCCGCCTGATCCTGGCGGGCGCAGTATCGCCGGTCTCGTTCTTCGCATATCCGGGCAGGCCCGGTGACCTGGTGCCCGCGGGTGTCACCGTCACGACCCTCGCGGAGGTCGGGGATGACGTGACGGGTGCCCTCGAGGCGGTTGCCGACGCGGTTGCGCCGGGAGCGGAGCCGACGGTGCGGGCGCCGCTTCGCCCACCGCTGCCGAGTGGTCCACTGAACGTCCGGAACTGGGCGGACGTCATCGGCGCGCTGCTCCCCGACAACGCGATCATCTCGGATGAATCGAATACGTCCGGTGGTGGCCTCGCGGCGGCACTGTCCGGGGCACCACGACACGACGTGCTGATGCTGACCGGCGGCGCGATCGGGCAGGGAATCCCCGTGGCCACCGGTGCCGCTGTCGCGGCGCCGCACCGCCCGGTCGTGAACCTGCAGGCCGACGGAAGCGCGATGTACACGATCAGCGCGTTGTGGACGCAGGCACGCGAGCAGCTCGACGTCACCACGGTCCTGTTGAACAATCGCGCGTACGCCATCCTGCGCATGGAACTGCAACGGGTCGGGGCGGAAGGCGCAGGCGCCGCCGCCAATTCGATGCTCGACCTGTCTGCGCCGAACATGGACTACGTCAAGATCGCCGAAGGACTCGGCGTCCCGGCCTCGCGTGCTACCACCGCAGAGGAGTTGGCGGAGCAGTTCTCCGCCGCGCTCGCCGAGCCCGGCCCACACCTCATCGAGGCCGTGATTCCGCCGCTGCTCTGATCGAGCGGCTCTTCGGGCGGAGTCGGCGACGGCCGTCACGGGCGTCGGGTGACGGCGGAATCCGCTGTGCGGAACCGGCTGGAAGGTGCGGCCCATAGTCGCGACCTATTCCAACGTACGACAAGGCGTCTTGGACAGTACTCGGCTGCCGCTCTTGAATTGGTGTACTACCTCACCATTTCCGTCGTCGAAGGAGCGCAGATGCGTGCATGGCAGATCACCCGGCTGGGGCAACCCGAGGATGCCCTCGAACTTGTCGAGTCCCCCGACAGGGCGCCTGCGGCCGGTGAGGTCGCCGTCCGGGTGGCTGCTGCCGCGTTGGGGTTTCCCGATCTGCTGCTGTGCCGTGGCGAGTACCACGACAAGCCGGAGCTGCCCTTCACCATCGGCGGGGAGGCGGCGGGCACCGTCGTCGAGGTCGGCCCGGATGTAGACGGTGTCGACGTGGGCGACCGGGTGATCGTCACTGCCGGGGAGACTGTCGGCGGCGCGCTGGCCGATCGGCTCGTGGTACCGGTGGATCGGATACTCCCGGCGCCGGACGGGATGCCGCTCGAGCAGGCGGCGGCTTTCTTCGTCGCCTACCAGACGTCGTACATGGCGCTGCTCCGTCGAGCCGGGTTGCGTAGCGGCGAGACGGTACTGGTCCACGGGGCTTCGGGTGGGATCGGGAGCGCCGCCGTGCAGTTGGGCAAGGCGGTCGGGGCGCGGGTGATCGCCGTCGCGGGCGGCCGCGCGAAGACCGAGGTGTGCCGCGGGCTCGGCGCGGACGAGGTCGTCGACCACCGGGAGGAAGATTTCGTCGCGGCCGTGAAGAACCTGACTGACGGGCGTGGCGCCGACGTGATCTACGACTCGGTGGGTGGGGATGTGTTCGACCGATCCCGGCGGTGCATCGCCGTCGAGGGTCGACTGCTCGTGGTCGGTTTCGCGGGCGGAACCATTCCGCAGTTCGCAGTCAATCATGCTTTGCTGAAGAACTATTCGGTGGTCGGGTTCCGTACACGTCCCTTCCGGGACGATCCGGTGTACGTCCGTGAGGTGCATGACGCGCTGTGCGAGTTTCATTCTCGGGGGCTGGTGTCTCCGCTGGTGGACACGGTCGACTTCGACGGTGTCCCGAAGGCGGTTCGCCGGCTCGGTGAACGAACGGTCGTCGGGCGTGTGGTGGTACAGATTCCAGATTCGTGAATGATGCTGCGCTACAGCTGATACTACAAGGAGAAGATCTATGAGCTTGACGACGACGGCGGAACATCGTGCGCTCCGCGACGCGGTTCGGCAGTTCCTCGCCGAGACCAGTGAACCCGCCGAGGTGCTGGCCGTCCAGGAAACCGAACTCGGTTACCGGACCGGGATGTGGGCCACGATGGCGGAGCAACTCGAACTGCAAGGGATGCTCGTCGACGAGAAGCACGGCGGTTCGGGCGCCGGCATCGGCGATCTCGTCGTGGTGGCCGAGGAATTCGGCCGTTTCGCGGCGTGCAGTCCCTTCTTCTCCAGTTCGGTGCTGACCACGCTGGCGATCGCGGACTGTGCCCAGGAGCAGTGGCGCACGGAGCTTCTGCCCGGCCTCGCGTCGGGCGCTCGCATCGGTTGCCTGGCGTTCGCGGACGCCGACGGGTGGTGGACCGAGGGCTCGGAGCCGGTGCGCGCTCACCGGGACAGTTCAAGCTGGCGGCTGGACGGTCGCGCCCACCATGTGATCTTCGGTCACTGCGCCGACTTCGTCGTGGTCGCGGCCCGCGCCGCCGACGGTATCGGCGTGTTTCTGGTGGATCCAGCGGACCGGGGTGTTCGTCGGACCAGGCAGCCGGTGCTGGATCTGACGCGCCCGCTCACGACCATCACGTTCGACGGCGCCGAGGCGCATCGGATCAGCGGCGACACCGACGTGTCCGAGGCGCTGTCCGGCGCACTGGACAAGTCACTGGTCGTGCAGGCCGCGGAGAGGGTCGGTGGGGCTCGCCGGTGCGTCCAACTGACCACCGATTATGCGAAGACCCGCAGTCAGTTCGGCCGGCCAATCGGCGCGAACCAAGCGGTCAAGCACGGACTGGCGGACCTGTTCCGTGCACTCGAACCGATCGCCGCTGCCGTCGGTGTCGCCGCGCACGCCGCCGATACCCGAGCCTCGGAGCTGCCGGCACTCGTGAGCCTGCTGTCCGTCGCGGGAAGTGAGCGGTATCTGCAGATCGCCGGAGAATCCATTCAACTGCACGGCGCGATCGGCTTCACCTGGGAACACGAGACGCACCTGCATCTCAAGCGGGCGAAGACGGATCAACTCATGTTCGGGTCCTCGACCTGGCACCGCGAGCGTCTGCTCGACGGAGTTCTGGCGACCACGCACACTGGGGCCGAGGCGCCGGCGCGTGCCGACGAGCCCGCGCCACTCGCGGAACTGCGGGCCGAGGTTCGGGCCTGGCTTGCCGAGCACCACGCCGAGGGCATGCCACTCGAATATGCGCAGGAACCGTTCGGCCACCAGGATTCCGATGCGGAGAGGCGCTGGATCGATCTGCTGCGCGAGGGCCGTTGGCTGTGCCTGTCGTGGCCGGTGGAACACGGCGGCCGGGGGCTGGGGCCGGTCGAGAACCTGGTCGTGGAGGAGGAGTTCGCCCGCGCGCGCCTCCGGCGGCCGCATCTCGGGATGGGTGAGAGCCTGCTCGCGCCCGCGTTGCTGGAGCACGGGACGGAGGAGCAGAAGCGACGGTTCCTGCCGCGCATTCTGTCGGGTCAGGACACCTGGTGCCAGGGGTTCTCCGAACCCGAGTGCGGATCCGACCTGGCCTCGCTCCGTACCGGTGGAACCGTGGTCGGCGACGAGCTGCGGATCACCGGCGAGAAGATCTGGACCAGCTACGGTGACCAGGCAAACATGATGTTCCTCCTGTGCCGCACCGATCGGGAGGCGCCGAGGCACCGAGGCATCTCCTACGTGCTCGTTCCGATGACGGACAACGGCATCGATGTGGATCCCATCAAAAGGCCGTCGGGTGACAGCGGGTTCGCGCAGGAACGGATCGCGGACGCCCGCGCGCCACTGAGCAACGTTGTGGGCGGCCTCGGGAACGGCTGGAAGGTCGCGATGACGACACTCGGCGCCGAACGGGCGGGCCAGGCGGCGACGCAGTACGTCGGATATCGCCACGAACTCGGTGTGCTGGTGGAGAAACTCGAGAAAGTCGGTCGGCTCGGCGATGCGATCGTCCGGCAGCGGCTCGCGGAACTCGCGATCGAAGTCGAGCTCATGCGCGCCGTCGGTTCCGTGATCGGTGCCCGAGTCGCGGTGGGGCAATCTGTGGAGGAGTTGCTGGCGATCGACAAGGTCAACTGGTCGGAATACCACTGCACCTTCGGTTCGACGGCCCTCGAGCTTATCGGCGCGTCCGCCCTGATTCGTCCCGAGGGCGACGGCTACCCGCTCGATGCGCTGCAGCGCGTGTTCCTCGAGAGCCGTGGCCGCCGGATTGCCCGTGGGTCGAATCAGATTCAGCGAAACATCATCGGCGAGCGCGTCCTGGGGTTGCCTCGGTAGCCGGTAACCTCGCCCGCACCGACAGTGAGTCCAGCCGCAGATCCGGGCATTTCCGGTCTACCGCACAGCGGGCACAATTGACGGCATCGATCGAGAGAGCAGGTGCGGGCGATGAGCTGGTACGACGACAGGCCGTGGTTGAAGCACTACGACCATATCGCGCAGCCGGTGGCGCCGCCGCGTACCACGACGCAGATGCTCTCAGAGGCGGTGGCGTCGTCGCCGGACGGTCCGGCGGTGAACTATCTCGGGGCGACCCTGACCTACCGGGATGTCGACGAACTCAGCGACGGTATCGCCGACTACCTGTGTGAGCGGGGGTTCCGTCCCGGCGACAGGCTGGGCCTGTATCTGCAGAACGTCCCACAGTTCGTGCTCGCCGTCTTCGGGGCGTGGAAGGCCGGCGGCGTTGTGGTCCCTCTCAATCCGATGTATCGGGACGAACTCGTTCACATCTTCGCCGATGCGGAGGTGACGGCGCTGGTCTGCGGGGAGAGCGAGTGGGCGGACCGCGTCGGCCTGCGCGCCGGGGAGGCGGGCGTTCGGATAGTTCTCACCGCGAGCGAACTCGATCTGCAGACGACGGACGACCCGCGGTTGTTCGCGGGCCGCGAACGCATCCGCAGCCGGGGTATCGCCGACTTGCTGGAGGTGGCGACGTCGCGGGCGGGCAGGAAGATCGTCGACCCGGGGCTGCACCCCGGCAGCGTTGCGCTCGTCTCGTACACCTCCGGGACCAGCGGACGTTCCAAGGGGGCCACGAACACGCACGGGAACCTCACCGCCAATGGTTCCAACCTGCGCCTACTGTCCCGTGTTCCCTCCGGTGCGCCGATCTTCGCGTTGGCTCCGCTGTTCCACATCACCGGCATGGTCGGTCAGTTGCTGAACGCGGTCGATCTGGCGAGCCCACTCGTGCTGGCGTACCGCTTCGAGCCGGGTGTGGTGCTCGACGTCCTGCGGCGTGAGCGTCCCGCCTACATGGTCGGACCGTCAACCGCCTATATGGCCCTGATGTCGCATCCAGCGTTCTCGCGCGACGCGTTTAGCTCGTTCCGGACCGTCGCCTCGGGTGGTGCCCCCTTGCCGCCCACGGTGGTGGAACGTTTCCGGGACGCGACCGGGCTCTACCTCCGCAACGGCTACGGCCTCACCGAATCGACCGCGGCGACGTCGGTCGTACCCCTGGGAGGCGAAGCTCCGGTCGATCCGGACTCGGGCACGCTGTCCGTCGGGTTGCCGCTTCCGGCCGCGCTGGTACGGATCGTGGACGAGCATCGTCACGATCTGGGGCCCGGCGAGATCGGAGAGATCACGGTCGAGGGGCCGATGGTGGTGCCCGCGTACTGGAATCTGCCGGACGCGACGTCGCAGTCGATACCGAACGGCCGTTTGTATACCGGTGACGTGGGCTTCATGGACGCGGACGGTTGGTTGTACGTCGTGGACCGCAAGAAGGACATGATCAACGCGTCGGGGTTCAAGGTGTGGCCGCGTGAGGTCGAGGACGTGCTCTACCAGCATCCGGCGGTGCGGGAGGCCGCCGTCGTCGGAGTGCCGGACGACTACCGCGGCGAAACTGTCGCGGCGTTCGTCAGTCTGCGGCCGGGGCAGGCCGTCGAGCCTGAACAGGTGATGTCGTTCTGCCGGGAGCGGTTGGCCGCGTACAAGGCGCCACGGTCGGTGGAGGTGCTCGAGGAATTGCCGAAGACAGCCAGTGGAAAGATTCTTCGTCGTGAGATGCGTTGATGGGCAGACGCGTTCGGAAGTTCACTTGTCTACTGCCAGGCATATGATCTGTCGATTGCCGGAATAGGGGTCCAGTCTTTGCTCTCTGTGACCCATGCCATTTGAATTGACTCTCATGAGTGCAATCACAGCCGCCGAGATGGAGATCTCCTCATGACTGTCACCAACGGCCCGAATCGTGCGGGCAAATCCGAGGTTGAAATGACCGAGGCAACCCATCCGGTGGGAACCCGAACAGCACGTACCGCGTGGAGCATCACGTTTCTCGTGATGATCCTGCAAACGGTGAACTTCGCCGACAAGGCGGTGCTCGGCATCGTCGCTCGCCCGCTTTCGGAGGACCTGGGCCTGTCGAACGCCGACATCGGGTTGCTCGGCAGCACCTTTTACGTTCTGTTCGTCGTGACCGGCCTGCTGGGAGGGTTCATCGCCGATCGGGTGAAGATCGTCTGGATACTCCTGGCGATGGCTCTGCTCTGGTCGCTGGTGCAGATCCCGATTCTGCTGGTCGGTACGTTCGGGGCGTTGATCGTCAGCCGGGTACTGCTGGGTGCCGCCGAAGGTCCGGCTTCGTCGCTCGCGAACGTGGCGGTGTTCGGATGGTTCCCGAAGAGCAAACGCGGACTGCCCTCCGCCGTGGTCACGTCCGGTTCGTCGCTGGCCAAGATTCTCATGGCGCCCGCACTCACGCTCGTCGTTGCCGCGTACGGCTGGAAGTCGGCGTTCTTCACGATGATGGTCGTCGGCGTGGTCTGGGCGGCGGTGTGGCTGGTGGTCGGCAAGGACGGCCCCTACTCGGTCAACACGGCCCGTGAGCGTGCGAAGGCGGCCGACACCGACAGGGTGAAGCGGGTGAGCATCCTCCGGATCGCGGCGCTGCCGACTTTCTGGGGCGGGGTGCTCGGCATGTTCGCCATCTACGGCATGGTCGCGGTGATCCTGACCTGGCTTCCGTCGTATTTCGAGCAGGGCCTCGGCTACAGCAGGGTCAACTCCGGGCTGCTCTTCGCGCTGCCCAGCGTCACGAGCATGGCAGCGATGCTGTTGAGCTCCTACGTCACGGACCGTCTGGCCGGACGAGGTACCACGGTGCGTGTCTCGCGCGGTCTCGTGTCCGCTGTCGCGTTGTTCGTGTGTGGTGCCTGCCTGGCCGCGATCCCGTACGCGACCAGTTCCTGGATCGCCGTGGTTCTGGTGGTCACGGGTTACGGCGTCGGCGTGGCGACCTTCCCCCTGATGTTCGTCGCCGTTACCCACATCAGCCCGGAGCGCCAGGTCGCGTCGACCCTGGGTGTGTTCGTCGCGTTGTTTCAGACCTCCGGAATTCTGGCCCCCTGGCTCACCGGCCACCTCGTGGACGCGGCATCGAGTCCGATCGACGGGTACACGACGGCCTTCCAGATCTTCGGCGTGGTGGCGATCGCCGGTGCCGTGGTGATGTTCCTGACGGTCGACCCGGAGCGCGATCGTGCGCGAGTTGCGGCGATCGATCCACTGACCAACGCCGATGGTGAGGCCGAGGACGAGGAGCTGCTAGCGGTGGCGCGCGACGAGGACTCCGGACGCGGACCGGAAGGCCTGTGAGCCGAGGCCCCGCTTGCTCGATACCCCCTCCGTTTCCTTCTTCTCGAAAGGTTTTCATGTCCACCCAGTACAGCGTCGCCGGCAGCGTCGCGATCATCCGCCTCGACAATCCGCCGGTGAACGGACTCGGACTCTCGACCAGGCAGGGGATCCTGCGTGACCTCACGCGCGCTCTCGACGCCCCCGAGGTCGAGTCGATCGTGTTGACCGGCAACGGTAAGTTCTTCTCCGCCGGTGCCGACATCTCGGAATTCGGCACATCCAAGTCCTCGACAGAGCCGTCGCTGCGCACAGTGATCGAGGCGCTGGAGGATTCGACCAAACCGGTTGTCGCGGCCCTGGAGGGGACGTGTTTCGGCGGTGGTCTCGAACTCGCGCTGGGCGCCCACTACCGGGTCGCGGCGAAGTCCGCGAAAGTCGGCCTGCCGGAGGTGAAGCTGGGGTTGGTGCCCGGCGCCGGTGGCACACAGCGACTGCCTCGGGTGTTGAAGGTGCGGACCGCGGCCGACATGATCACCGGTGGATCGCCCCGCACGGCCGGTGCGCTGGCCGCCGAACCGGGTCAGCGGTTGTTCGATCGTGTGGTCGATTCCGATACCGTAATCGCTGCAATGCAGTTCGCCGACGAGACGGTTCCGTCGGGTAAGCGTCCGCGGATCCGGGACCTCGAGGTGGCCGGGAGCGAGGACCTCGGAGCGTTGCGCGCGCAGCTGACCAAGCGGAGCCGCGGGTTCGCCGCCCCGCTGGTTGCGCTCGACCTCGTCGAGAAGGCACGCTCCGTCTCATTCGCCGAGGGCCTCGACGCCGAGCACACCGCGTTCCTCCAATTGGTGGGCGGCGATCAGTCGGCAGCGCTGCGGCATGCGTTCTTCGCGGAACGGACCGCCCGGAAAATTCCGGGGCTTGCCGCCGACACGGCGGCCCGGCCGGTGCAGAAGGTGGCGGTGGTCGGTGCCGGCACCATGGGCGGTGGCATCGCCATGAACTTCCTCAACGCAGGTATCCCGGTCACCGTGCTCGAGACCGCGCAGGAACCGCTCGACCGCGGTCTCGCCACGATTCGCCGCAACTATCAGGCACAGGTGGACAAAGGGAAGCTGACCCCCGAGGCCATGGAGACGCGCATGGGGCTGCTCCGCCCCACCGTCGACTACGCCGATCTCGCGGACTGCGACCTGGCCATCGAGGCCGTGTTCGAGGACATGGACGTCAAGCGTGCGGTATTCACCAATCTGGACCAGGTGCTGAAGCCCGGTGCGATTCTCGCGTCCAACACGTCGACGCTCGACGTCGACACCATCGCCGAATTTACGTCCAGGCCTGCCGATGTCGTCGGGATGCACTTCTTCAGCCCCGCGAACGTGATGACCTTGCTCGAGATCGTGCGCGCAGACAAGACCGCCGACGAGGTTCTCGCGACCGCGTCGGACGTCGGGCAGCGGATCGGCAAGGTCACGGTCGTGTCCGGAGTGTGCGACGGGTTCATCGGCAATCGGATGCTGGCCCGGTATCGGCGGGCCGCCAACGTTCTTCTCGAGGCGGGAGCGTCCCCGGAACAGATCGACTCCGCCATCGAGGGTTTCGGGTACGCGATGGGACCGTTCCGGGTAGGCGACCTGGCCGGCGGCGACATCGGGTGGGCGATCCGCAAGCGCCGCTACGCCGAGAACCCGGACATGCCGCGAGACGAGATTTCGGACCGGCTGTGCGAGATGGGAAGATTCGGGCAGAAGGCGGGAGCCGGATGGTACGACTACGAGCCCGGTCGTCGTAACGCCATCCCGAGCCCCGTCGTGGCGGAAGTGCTCGAGGCCTACCACCGGGAGAAGGGCACTCGGCGGCAGGAATTCTCTCCCGAGGAGATCGTGCAACGACTGGTCTTCGCGCTCGTCGACGAGGGCGCCAGAATTCTCGACGAGGGAATCGCGTTGCGCGCCTCCGACATCGACGTGGTGTATCTGGCGGGATACGGCTTCCCCCGGCATCGCGGCGGGCCGATGTTCTACGCCGACACCGTCGGGCTCGCCACGGTCGAGGACGCTCTGCGGACGTTCGACGCGGGCATCGAACCCGCACCCCTGCTGACGCGATTGGCGAAGGAAGGCAAGACCTTCAACTGACACCGGAGTGCGGCGGCCTCAGACCTGCCGGTCACGCCACCGTAAAGCAATCTCGAGGAGCGCACGCGCCGCCGGCGACAGCACGCCCGGTCGATGCATGATCGCCAGGTCGACGAGTACCGGTGGTTCCATCGCCCGGGGAACGACACCGGGCTCCCCGGAGTTGGCGACGACGGCGGCGGTGGTCCACGCCATGCCGACACCCGCGGCGACCAGCGGAACCACCGCCTGCCGGTGCGCCGTGACC includes these proteins:
- a CDS encoding acetolactate synthase large subunit, which codes for MNGAQSVIRTLVDSGVEVCFGNPGTSEMHFVAALDSVPAMRGILGLFEGAVTGAADGYARIAGKPAATLLHLGPGMANGLANLHNARRAHTPIVNVVGDHATYHHRLDAPLESDIDALAGWLEGWSRRAVDTESAGKDAADAVAAAMDSPGRCATLILPADVSWGEGGVSSPPAARSARPSVASGTVRAVAADVVADGRTTILLGGEACRERGLRAAARIADATGAEVLVETFPARLERGAGLPAFDRLGYLAEQATRQLQSAARLILAGAVSPVSFFAYPGRPGDLVPAGVTVTTLAEVGDDVTGALEAVADAVAPGAEPTVRAPLRPPLPSGPLNVRNWADVIGALLPDNAIISDESNTSGGGLAAALSGAPRHDVLMLTGGAIGQGIPVATGAAVAAPHRPVVNLQADGSAMYTISALWTQAREQLDVTTVLLNNRAYAILRMELQRVGAEGAGAAANSMLDLSAPNMDYVKIAEGLGVPASRATTAEELAEQFSAALAEPGPHLIEAVIPPLL
- a CDS encoding NADPH:quinone oxidoreductase family protein is translated as MRAWQITRLGQPEDALELVESPDRAPAAGEVAVRVAAAALGFPDLLLCRGEYHDKPELPFTIGGEAAGTVVEVGPDVDGVDVGDRVIVTAGETVGGALADRLVVPVDRILPAPDGMPLEQAAAFFVAYQTSYMALLRRAGLRSGETVLVHGASGGIGSAAVQLGKAVGARVIAVAGGRAKTEVCRGLGADEVVDHREEDFVAAVKNLTDGRGADVIYDSVGGDVFDRSRRCIAVEGRLLVVGFAGGTIPQFAVNHALLKNYSVVGFRTRPFRDDPVYVREVHDALCEFHSRGLVSPLVDTVDFDGVPKAVRRLGERTVVGRVVVQIPDS
- a CDS encoding acyl-CoA dehydrogenase, which encodes MSLTTTAEHRALRDAVRQFLAETSEPAEVLAVQETELGYRTGMWATMAEQLELQGMLVDEKHGGSGAGIGDLVVVAEEFGRFAACSPFFSSSVLTTLAIADCAQEQWRTELLPGLASGARIGCLAFADADGWWTEGSEPVRAHRDSSSWRLDGRAHHVIFGHCADFVVVAARAADGIGVFLVDPADRGVRRTRQPVLDLTRPLTTITFDGAEAHRISGDTDVSEALSGALDKSLVVQAAERVGGARRCVQLTTDYAKTRSQFGRPIGANQAVKHGLADLFRALEPIAAAVGVAAHAADTRASELPALVSLLSVAGSERYLQIAGESIQLHGAIGFTWEHETHLHLKRAKTDQLMFGSSTWHRERLLDGVLATTHTGAEAPARADEPAPLAELRAEVRAWLAEHHAEGMPLEYAQEPFGHQDSDAERRWIDLLREGRWLCLSWPVEHGGRGLGPVENLVVEEEFARARLRRPHLGMGESLLAPALLEHGTEEQKRRFLPRILSGQDTWCQGFSEPECGSDLASLRTGGTVVGDELRITGEKIWTSYGDQANMMFLLCRTDREAPRHRGISYVLVPMTDNGIDVDPIKRPSGDSGFAQERIADARAPLSNVVGGLGNGWKVAMTTLGAERAGQAATQYVGYRHELGVLVEKLEKVGRLGDAIVRQRLAELAIEVELMRAVGSVIGARVAVGQSVEELLAIDKVNWSEYHCTFGSTALELIGASALIRPEGDGYPLDALQRVFLESRGRRIARGSNQIQRNIIGERVLGLPR
- a CDS encoding AMP-binding protein; the encoded protein is MSWYDDRPWLKHYDHIAQPVAPPRTTTQMLSEAVASSPDGPAVNYLGATLTYRDVDELSDGIADYLCERGFRPGDRLGLYLQNVPQFVLAVFGAWKAGGVVVPLNPMYRDELVHIFADAEVTALVCGESEWADRVGLRAGEAGVRIVLTASELDLQTTDDPRLFAGRERIRSRGIADLLEVATSRAGRKIVDPGLHPGSVALVSYTSGTSGRSKGATNTHGNLTANGSNLRLLSRVPSGAPIFALAPLFHITGMVGQLLNAVDLASPLVLAYRFEPGVVLDVLRRERPAYMVGPSTAYMALMSHPAFSRDAFSSFRTVASGGAPLPPTVVERFRDATGLYLRNGYGLTESTAATSVVPLGGEAPVDPDSGTLSVGLPLPAALVRIVDEHRHDLGPGEIGEITVEGPMVVPAYWNLPDATSQSIPNGRLYTGDVGFMDADGWLYVVDRKKDMINASGFKVWPREVEDVLYQHPAVREAAVVGVPDDYRGETVAAFVSLRPGQAVEPEQVMSFCRERLAAYKAPRSVEVLEELPKTASGKILRREMR
- a CDS encoding MFS transporter, with amino-acid sequence MTVTNGPNRAGKSEVEMTEATHPVGTRTARTAWSITFLVMILQTVNFADKAVLGIVARPLSEDLGLSNADIGLLGSTFYVLFVVTGLLGGFIADRVKIVWILLAMALLWSLVQIPILLVGTFGALIVSRVLLGAAEGPASSLANVAVFGWFPKSKRGLPSAVVTSGSSLAKILMAPALTLVVAAYGWKSAFFTMMVVGVVWAAVWLVVGKDGPYSVNTARERAKAADTDRVKRVSILRIAALPTFWGGVLGMFAIYGMVAVILTWLPSYFEQGLGYSRVNSGLLFALPSVTSMAAMLLSSYVTDRLAGRGTTVRVSRGLVSAVALFVCGACLAAIPYATSSWIAVVLVVTGYGVGVATFPLMFVAVTHISPERQVASTLGVFVALFQTSGILAPWLTGHLVDAASSPIDGYTTAFQIFGVVAIAGAVVMFLTVDPERDRARVAAIDPLTNADGEAEDEELLAVARDEDSGRGPEGL
- a CDS encoding 3-hydroxyacyl-CoA dehydrogenase NAD-binding domain-containing protein codes for the protein MSTQYSVAGSVAIIRLDNPPVNGLGLSTRQGILRDLTRALDAPEVESIVLTGNGKFFSAGADISEFGTSKSSTEPSLRTVIEALEDSTKPVVAALEGTCFGGGLELALGAHYRVAAKSAKVGLPEVKLGLVPGAGGTQRLPRVLKVRTAADMITGGSPRTAGALAAEPGQRLFDRVVDSDTVIAAMQFADETVPSGKRPRIRDLEVAGSEDLGALRAQLTKRSRGFAAPLVALDLVEKARSVSFAEGLDAEHTAFLQLVGGDQSAALRHAFFAERTARKIPGLAADTAARPVQKVAVVGAGTMGGGIAMNFLNAGIPVTVLETAQEPLDRGLATIRRNYQAQVDKGKLTPEAMETRMGLLRPTVDYADLADCDLAIEAVFEDMDVKRAVFTNLDQVLKPGAILASNTSTLDVDTIAEFTSRPADVVGMHFFSPANVMTLLEIVRADKTADEVLATASDVGQRIGKVTVVSGVCDGFIGNRMLARYRRAANVLLEAGASPEQIDSAIEGFGYAMGPFRVGDLAGGDIGWAIRKRRYAENPDMPRDEISDRLCEMGRFGQKAGAGWYDYEPGRRNAIPSPVVAEVLEAYHREKGTRRQEFSPEEIVQRLVFALVDEGARILDEGIALRASDIDVVYLAGYGFPRHRGGPMFYADTVGLATVEDALRTFDAGIEPAPLLTRLAKEGKTFN